The Ancylobacter sp. SL191 nucleotide sequence CATAGGTCTGCGATCCGACGATGTGACGATAGGCCATGGCTGCTCCTTCACCGGCGCGCGAGCCCTGCCCAAATGCGCGCCATGGCAAAAACTTACCCCGACGGCGCGGCGACGGGAAGCGCGACTTGTGTTGGTCGACGACATGCCACGCTGGACGGGCGCGCGCCCACGGGCTAGGAGGCGGGAAAGCGAACGGGGAGACGCGCCATGGCCACCTTCATCCTCATCCACGGCTCCTGGCACTGGGGCGGCTGCTTCCAGAAGGTCGCCAACATCCTCGGCGCCGCCGGCCATGCGGTGATCGCGCCCGACCTCGCGAGCCACGGCTTCGACCCGACGCCGACCGCCGCCGTCACCGACATCACCATCTACGCCGCGCCGGTGCGCGCCGCGCTCGAGGAGATCGAGGGCAAGGCGATCCTGGTCGGCCATTCGGTGGGTGGGGCGACCTGCACCTGGCTCGGCGAGGAAATGCCCGAGCGCATCGCGGCGCTGGTCTACCTCACCGGTTTCATGGCACCGGCCGGCAAGACCGCCCGCGACTTCGTGATGATGCCGGCCTATCTCAAGGATCCCGCCATCGTCGAGACGCAGGGCATGCTGCGCATCGGCAAGGAGGGGCTCGGCCTCGACCTG carries:
- a CDS encoding alpha/beta fold hydrolase; amino-acid sequence: MATFILIHGSWHWGGCFQKVANILGAAGHAVIAPDLASHGFDPTPTAAVTDITIYAAPVRAALEEIEGKAILVGHSVGGATCTWLGEEMPERIAALVYLTGFMAPAGKTARDFVMMPAYLKDPAIVETQGMLRIGKEGLGLDLTKTDLIARSLYSDCSAHDIARALPNLVRVTPHAPFVYTSSTTLHRFGRLPRHYIECLQDRGLPLAVQREMQAAVPGAHVHQLDTGHSPFLSAPEAVADILLNIC